A genomic window from Algoriphagus sp. Y33 includes:
- a CDS encoding aminotransferase class IV, whose amino-acid sequence MKPFCFADGQIISTEKASIHPMDLGLIRGYGIFDFFRTVNFKPLFLDNYLDRFFASAEKTFLPLDYSRAELKAVIQDLIEKNHLKEGGIRMVLSGGISSNHFSPAKGKLFIFAESLIFPAQEKYEKGIKLLSLEYVRPIADIKTTNYALSVWDSMRWKDAGAEDVLYHMNGIISESSRSNFFIVKDGIISTPDAHVLMGITRKHIIELAGDVQIRPVSLQEALNADEAFITSTTKVLLPVTQIDEREIGNGKPGQISLDLLDKFRAMEKEICY is encoded by the coding sequence ATGAAACCATTTTGCTTTGCCGACGGGCAAATTATTTCTACCGAAAAAGCCAGCATTCACCCGATGGATTTGGGACTGATAAGAGGATATGGGATTTTCGATTTTTTCCGAACAGTAAATTTCAAACCGCTTTTTCTGGATAATTACTTGGATCGTTTTTTTGCCTCGGCAGAGAAAACATTTCTTCCACTGGACTATTCCCGAGCTGAGTTGAAAGCAGTAATCCAGGATTTGATAGAGAAAAACCATCTCAAAGAAGGTGGTATCCGAATGGTTTTGAGTGGAGGTATTTCATCCAACCACTTTTCGCCTGCCAAGGGAAAGCTGTTCATCTTCGCTGAATCACTGATTTTCCCTGCCCAAGAGAAGTATGAAAAGGGGATAAAACTACTCTCTCTGGAATACGTAAGACCGATTGCAGATATCAAGACAACGAATTATGCACTCTCCGTATGGGATAGCATGCGCTGGAAAGATGCCGGTGCAGAAGACGTGTTGTACCATATGAATGGCATCATCAGTGAGAGCTCGCGAAGTAATTTTTTCATCGTAAAAGATGGAATAATCAGCACTCCTGATGCTCATGTACTGATGGGAATTACCCGTAAGCATATAATAGAATTGGCAGGAGACGTACAAATCAGACCTGTCAGCTTACAGGAAGCCCTAAATGCAGATGAGGCATTCATCACAAGTACCACAAAAGTACTTCTTCCCGTAACTCAAATCGATGAACGCGAAATAGGCAATGGAAAGCCCGGACAGATCTCACTTGATCTTCTGGATAAATTCCGTGCAATGGAAAAAGAAATCTGTTACTAA
- a CDS encoding cytochrome c encodes MKKYLMILLLAAACSPKSSTEENTLAQIEDPEVMKYAVEGKTIYENHCGNCHQNDGLGLGKLIPPLRDSDYFQESVHRAVWIMKHGQEGEILVNGQIYNQPMPASPQLTSLEISQISTYLYNIWGMKEGKITSKQVEKYLQQKPEF; translated from the coding sequence ATGAAAAAGTACCTGATGATCCTTCTATTAGCGGCTGCATGCAGCCCAAAGAGCTCTACGGAGGAGAATACCCTCGCTCAAATAGAAGACCCCGAGGTGATGAAATATGCTGTGGAAGGCAAAACTATCTACGAAAATCACTGTGGAAACTGTCACCAAAACGATGGACTGGGACTTGGAAAATTGATTCCGCCTTTGCGGGATTCGGATTATTTTCAAGAAAGTGTACACCGTGCCGTTTGGATCATGAAACATGGGCAGGAAGGGGAAATTTTGGTTAACGGTCAGATTTACAACCAACCCATGCCGGCGAGCCCACAACTGACTTCTTTGGAAATCTCCCAAATCAGTACCTACCTCTACAATATCTGGGGAATGAAAGAAGGGAAAATCACTTCAAAGCAGGTGGAAAAATATCTGCAGCAAAAACCGGAGTTCTGA
- the meaB gene encoding methylmalonyl Co-A mutase-associated GTPase MeaB — translation MRKRLTLQEYKEGVLSGNRTKLSQAITLAESMLESDVALASDLVQEILPLTGKSIRIGITGVPGVGKSSFIEAFGKMLIDEGKSVAVLAVDPSSQKSKGSILGDKTRMEKLAGDKRAFIRPSPTGATLGGVSAKTREAMLLCEAAGFEVILIETVGVGQSETSVKGMVDFFLLLMLAGAGDELQGIKKGIMEMADGVVIHKADGANRATAKKAKSAYENALHLFPQGNNNWSTPVLTASSITGDGLDEVWKTIQSYVAKMKDSGFWDENRASQRLNWLDENLQFLFGILFLEHGKVQEMLNQNRKRVENGELSPLSLARDLIDAFSQSTKK, via the coding sequence ATGAGAAAACGTCTTACGCTACAGGAATATAAAGAAGGGGTTCTTTCAGGCAATAGGACTAAACTGAGCCAGGCCATTACGCTTGCTGAAAGTATGCTGGAAAGTGATGTGGCATTGGCTTCTGATTTGGTACAAGAGATCTTGCCACTTACAGGCAAGTCTATTAGAATAGGGATCACAGGAGTTCCTGGAGTTGGAAAAAGTAGCTTTATAGAGGCTTTTGGCAAAATGCTGATAGACGAAGGGAAATCTGTGGCTGTTTTGGCGGTGGATCCCTCCAGTCAAAAAAGTAAAGGCAGTATTCTTGGAGACAAAACCCGAATGGAGAAATTAGCAGGTGACAAGCGGGCTTTTATTCGACCCAGTCCTACCGGAGCAACTCTGGGAGGTGTAAGTGCTAAGACCAGGGAGGCTATGTTGCTTTGTGAAGCTGCAGGTTTTGAGGTGATTCTGATCGAAACAGTGGGAGTGGGGCAATCGGAAACTTCCGTAAAAGGGATGGTGGACTTCTTTCTTTTGCTTATGCTGGCTGGAGCGGGAGATGAGCTTCAGGGGATCAAAAAAGGCATAATGGAAATGGCGGATGGTGTAGTGATCCATAAGGCTGACGGAGCTAATCGGGCAACTGCCAAGAAGGCAAAATCAGCTTATGAAAATGCCCTCCACCTTTTTCCACAGGGAAATAATAATTGGTCAACACCCGTGCTGACAGCTTCCTCCATAACGGGAGATGGTCTAGATGAAGTTTGGAAAACGATCCAATCCTATGTCGCGAAAATGAAAGACTCGGGCTTTTGGGATGAGAATCGAGCTTCACAGCGATTGAATTGGCTGGATGAAAACCTGCAGTTCTTGTTTGGGATATTGTTTTTGGAGCACGGGAAAGTGCAAGAAATGCTTAATCAAAATCGTAAACGGGTTGAAAATGGTGAACTCAGTCCCCTGTCTTTGGCTAGGGATTTGATTGATGCTTTTTCCCAATCCACCAAAAAATAA
- a CDS encoding SCO family protein — MNRILSILGLALIPFLFSGCFSSGEKNTPLPKLGNWHIDEKTVDGKVIQDTVYHQIADFSFTNQDGETITKTSVEGKVYVADFFFTTCPTICPIMKKEMLRVYEEYADNPDFKILSHSIDPTHDTQEVLKDYAYKLGIEDAETWNFLTGDAEKIYEIGQTSYMTTAQEDQAAAGGFLHSGAFVLVDQNGHIRGVYDGTKTDQVDQLISDIPKLLGK; from the coding sequence ATGAACAGGATATTATCTATTCTTGGTCTAGCTCTGATACCATTCTTATTCTCAGGATGCTTTTCATCAGGAGAAAAAAACACACCGCTTCCAAAACTTGGAAATTGGCATATAGATGAAAAAACAGTAGACGGGAAGGTAATTCAAGATACCGTTTACCACCAAATTGCTGACTTCTCCTTTACTAATCAAGATGGTGAAACAATAACCAAGACTTCGGTGGAAGGAAAGGTGTATGTAGCAGATTTCTTTTTCACGACCTGCCCGACCATATGCCCTATTATGAAGAAGGAAATGCTTCGGGTTTACGAAGAATATGCAGACAATCCGGACTTCAAAATCCTGAGTCACTCCATTGATCCAACGCATGACACCCAGGAAGTGTTGAAAGATTATGCTTACAAATTGGGCATTGAGGATGCTGAAACCTGGAACTTCCTGACAGGTGATGCTGAGAAAATTTATGAAATAGGGCAGACCAGTTACATGACCACCGCACAGGAAGATCAGGCTGCAGCAGGAGGATTTCTTCACAGTGGCGCTTTTGTATTAGTCGATCAAAATGGTCATATCCGTGGTGTCTACGATGGTACTAAAACAGATCAAGTAGATCAGCTCATCTCTGATATACCAAAGTTATTGGGCAAATGA
- a CDS encoding ATP-binding protein, producing MFSLKILIVEDDPVSALLLQRALEKNRHEILGIADSGEKALDILSENHADIVMMDINLSGELDGIKTTEIINETYGVPVVYLSASSDAETLNKVVGTNPSAYVIKPFNIRELNMVIELAIYKDRKEKELQKLNNELEEKVKQRTEELYNANRELTKALEKEREINELKSRIVLNVSHGFKTPLTSILSSAQLLQIYSEKDHPMRQKITKHASKIEHSVRALNNLLTSVLFFGKADANKIEFRPKKMFLGAFVKEVLDTVNAGIENGVKIKSEMVNLPKVITSDSELLYQVFENLLSNSIKYSKEGQEVIFKLEYADNKLIGTIKDFGIGIPESEQNQLFDRFFRAKNVGAVDGSGLGLSIVKKCVDVLRGDISFESNSKKGTTFRLVIPVN from the coding sequence ATGTTCAGCCTTAAAATCCTCATCGTTGAAGATGATCCTGTGTCAGCGCTACTGCTGCAGCGAGCCTTGGAGAAGAATAGGCACGAAATTCTTGGAATAGCGGATTCAGGAGAAAAAGCACTGGATATTTTATCTGAGAATCATGCTGATATAGTGATGATGGATATCAACTTGTCAGGTGAACTTGATGGGATTAAAACCACCGAAATCATTAATGAGACATACGGTGTCCCTGTAGTGTACCTAAGTGCAAGCTCTGATGCAGAGACGCTTAATAAAGTGGTGGGAACCAATCCAAGTGCTTATGTGATTAAGCCTTTCAACATTCGTGAATTGAACATGGTGATCGAATTGGCTATCTACAAAGACCGTAAAGAAAAAGAACTCCAAAAGCTTAATAATGAGTTGGAGGAAAAAGTAAAGCAGCGTACCGAGGAGCTTTACAATGCCAATAGAGAACTCACCAAGGCATTGGAAAAAGAGCGGGAAATCAATGAATTGAAATCCAGAATCGTTTTGAATGTTTCTCATGGCTTTAAAACTCCTCTCACGTCCATTTTGAGCTCAGCTCAATTGCTTCAGATCTATTCCGAAAAGGATCATCCCATGAGGCAGAAGATCACAAAGCATGCCTCCAAAATCGAACATTCGGTGAGAGCTCTTAATAACCTGCTTACGAGTGTGCTGTTTTTCGGTAAGGCAGATGCGAATAAAATTGAGTTCAGGCCTAAAAAGATGTTTTTGGGAGCATTTGTCAAAGAGGTGCTTGATACAGTAAATGCAGGTATAGAAAACGGCGTGAAGATCAAATCTGAAATGGTGAATCTTCCCAAGGTAATTACTTCGGATAGCGAGTTGCTGTACCAGGTTTTCGAAAACTTGCTTTCAAACAGTATTAAGTACTCAAAGGAAGGACAGGAGGTAATTTTCAAATTGGAATATGCTGACAATAAACTGATAGGAACAATTAAAGACTTTGGAATAGGAATTCCGGAGTCAGAACAAAACCAGCTTTTTGACCGTTTTTTCAGAGCAAAAAATGTAGGAGCCGTAGATGGATCCGGCTTGGGACTTTCCATAGTCAAAAAATGTGTTGATGTACTGAGAGGCGATATTAGTTTTGAAAGCAATTCTAAAAAAGGCACCACCTTCAGGTTGGTGATTCCGGTAAACTGA
- a CDS encoding DUF4163 domain-containing protein: MKYIVVIAVVLCFACSKSETREGKLSLSTKTFSSERCVDSDCAKVEASWPVVENISADSILNKKIENQLLVYFHQDKKFDNLDSAANDFLDSYEKFKIDFPGAPGEWKVELEVKLTYESDNILSFKFSEYNFSGGAHPNSSVYYMNFEKLTGESLGVDQVILDKGKMLQLAEAAFRKYHEVEEGVELKNDGRFFLPETGFFLPNAMGYEEGKFILTYIPYEIGPYVLGYTELEFSFEEVKGIVRDL; encoded by the coding sequence ATGAAATATATAGTAGTTATAGCGGTAGTACTTTGTTTTGCCTGTAGCAAGTCAGAGACAAGGGAAGGAAAGCTATCGTTGAGTACAAAGACTTTTTCGTCCGAACGATGTGTGGACAGTGATTGTGCCAAGGTTGAAGCGAGTTGGCCGGTAGTCGAAAATATTTCTGCTGATTCCATACTGAATAAAAAGATAGAAAATCAACTATTGGTTTATTTTCATCAGGACAAGAAGTTTGACAACCTTGACTCTGCGGCAAATGATTTCTTGGATTCGTATGAGAAATTTAAAATTGACTTTCCCGGGGCACCAGGAGAATGGAAGGTAGAGCTTGAGGTGAAATTGACTTACGAATCCGATAATATACTTAGTTTCAAGTTTTCAGAATACAACTTTTCGGGCGGCGCCCATCCCAATTCCAGCGTTTACTACATGAATTTTGAGAAGCTAACCGGCGAGTCTCTTGGTGTGGATCAGGTGATCTTGGATAAAGGAAAAATGCTGCAGTTGGCAGAAGCAGCATTTCGAAAATATCATGAAGTGGAAGAAGGAGTAGAGCTCAAGAATGATGGTCGTTTTTTCTTGCCGGAAACGGGTTTTTTTCTACCTAATGCTATGGGGTACGAAGAGGGCAAATTCATACTGACTTATATTCCATATGAAATAGGCCCGTATGTATTGGGCTATACAGAGTTGGAGTTTAGTTTCGAAGAAGTCAAAGGTATAGTTCGTGATTTGTGA
- a CDS encoding CopD family protein: MTFEYIKALHIIFVVTWFAGLFYIVRLFIYQTEAMERPEAERKILKPQLDMMASRLWYIITWPSAVLTLIFGTLVLSQRMGYLEMGFMHAKLGFVILLYCYHGWCHKLFKELQTGRTRWTSTQLRIWNEASTLLLFAIVFLIVLKNTLSMVWGLVGLIALGVTLMLAIRLYKKFRNKS; this comes from the coding sequence ATGACTTTCGAGTACATCAAAGCACTTCACATCATTTTTGTAGTAACCTGGTTTGCAGGACTATTTTATATCGTCCGGTTATTCATCTACCAGACCGAGGCTATGGAGCGACCGGAGGCTGAGCGGAAAATCCTCAAACCCCAACTGGATATGATGGCATCACGTCTTTGGTATATCATCACATGGCCATCTGCAGTGCTCACCTTAATTTTCGGTACATTAGTATTGAGCCAGCGGATGGGTTATCTGGAAATGGGTTTTATGCATGCCAAATTGGGATTTGTAATCTTGCTCTACTGCTATCATGGCTGGTGTCACAAACTCTTCAAAGAACTTCAAACAGGGCGAACTCGGTGGACTTCCACACAGTTGAGAATATGGAACGAAGCCTCCACCTTATTACTATTTGCTATTGTATTTCTGATCGTTCTGAAAAATACCTTGAGCATGGTGTGGGGTTTGGTTGGACTGATTGCGCTTGGTGTGACCCTGATGCTTGCCATCAGGTTGTATAAAAAATTTAGAAATAAATCTTAA
- a CDS encoding helix-turn-helix domain-containing protein has protein sequence MMKKSPKTINEHFDQKYGQIGSESRRGFEEKAQAFMIAELVKDARAKADITQEELAQRLNVKRTYISKIERAVSDIRVSTLKKVIEEGLGGKLHITVEL, from the coding sequence ATGATGAAAAAGAGTCCTAAGACAATCAATGAACATTTTGATCAGAAATATGGTCAAATTGGAAGCGAATCCAGAAGAGGCTTTGAAGAAAAGGCACAGGCCTTTATGATTGCAGAGCTGGTGAAAGACGCTAGAGCGAAAGCCGATATTACTCAAGAGGAGTTGGCCCAAAGGCTAAACGTTAAGCGTACGTATATTTCAAAGATCGAAAGGGCGGTAAGTGATATCCGTGTGTCCACTCTCAAAAAAGTGATTGAGGAAGGATTAGGAGGGAAGCTACATATTACGGTTGAATTGTAA
- a CDS encoding ABC transporter permease, which translates to MNLVKLSWKYLTFRPLSTGLNVLLLALGLAIITVLVLMQDQFEKKMNRDAAGIDLVVGAKGSPLQLILAGVYHIDFPTGNISMEEAQKLSGNRLVKNIIPMALGDNYQGFRIVGTNHDYPALYDAQLQDGKLWEKPFEVVLGAEVAKKIGYKKGDEFVGSHGISEGSHEHDENKFKVVGVLEPAGNVLDRLILTSVESIWFTHDDEEPEEHADATEDHSEHSGIGFQESVAAKGFPASDQARELTTLLIQYRNPMAAIQLPRLINSGTSMQAASPSFEMARLFELLGVGITLLQGLAVVIIGISGLGIFIALYTSLKERKYDLAILRAIGASRVQLVLLIFLEGIMLTFMGAALGILLGHGFLSLIISQSEQGVVSSLQPWIFLKEELWIVVYALAVGVLSSIIPALAAYQTSIAKQLTKA; encoded by the coding sequence ATGAATTTAGTTAAGCTAAGTTGGAAATATTTAACATTTAGACCACTTTCTACAGGGCTAAATGTGTTGTTGCTTGCCCTTGGATTGGCCATCATCACGGTTCTGGTACTTATGCAAGATCAGTTTGAGAAGAAAATGAATCGGGATGCTGCGGGGATTGATCTGGTAGTCGGTGCAAAAGGAAGCCCTTTGCAATTGATTCTGGCAGGTGTTTACCATATTGATTTTCCCACAGGGAATATCTCCATGGAAGAAGCGCAGAAGCTTTCCGGAAACCGATTAGTGAAGAATATCATTCCTATGGCTTTGGGTGATAACTACCAAGGTTTTCGGATTGTAGGGACAAATCATGACTATCCGGCACTTTATGATGCCCAACTGCAAGATGGAAAGCTTTGGGAAAAACCATTTGAAGTGGTGCTGGGAGCGGAGGTCGCAAAAAAGATAGGTTATAAGAAAGGAGATGAATTCGTGGGAAGCCATGGGATAAGCGAAGGCAGCCATGAGCACGATGAAAATAAATTCAAAGTGGTAGGGGTGTTAGAGCCCGCGGGAAATGTACTGGACCGCTTAATTCTGACAAGTGTGGAATCCATTTGGTTCACGCACGATGATGAAGAACCCGAAGAGCATGCGGATGCTACTGAGGATCACTCAGAGCATTCTGGCATTGGCTTTCAGGAATCAGTTGCTGCGAAAGGATTTCCTGCCTCTGATCAGGCTAGAGAATTAACCACACTTTTGATACAATACAGGAATCCGATGGCGGCGATTCAGCTTCCCCGCCTGATTAATTCAGGTACATCTATGCAAGCGGCCTCTCCTTCTTTTGAGATGGCCAGACTATTCGAACTGCTTGGAGTGGGGATCACGCTATTGCAAGGACTTGCCGTGGTGATCATCGGGATTTCAGGACTTGGGATTTTTATTGCACTGTATACTTCACTCAAAGAAAGAAAGTATGATCTGGCAATTCTTCGTGCTATCGGAGCATCTAGAGTCCAGCTAGTATTGTTGATCTTTCTTGAAGGAATTATGCTGACTTTCATGGGCGCAGCACTGGGTATTTTGCTTGGTCACGGCTTTCTGTCGTTGATTATTTCCCAGAGTGAGCAGGGCGTGGTGAGCAGTCTGCAGCCGTGGATTTTCTTGAAGGAAGAACTTTGGATAGTAGTGTATGCGTTAGCGGTGGGAGTTTTGTCATCTATTATCCCTGCTCTTGCTGCTTATCAAACAAGTATTGCAAAGCAGTTGACAAAGGCTTAA
- a CDS encoding ABC transporter ATP-binding protein has protein sequence MLFESRNLKYSHPGHQALIFPDIVLEPGESLLVLGKSGSGKTTLLNLLAGLLKPEAGEVKLAGKRITSMKGQALDLFRGKEIGIVFQKPHLLAALNVKENLQMAHFLGKKKGQNIDQLLKELGLGEKAKSSVLTLSEGEAQRVSIARALVNGPKLIMADEPTSSLDDENTEKVITLLKTQAVKIGAALIIVTHDQRVKAHVSNFVEVRTP, from the coding sequence ATGCTCTTTGAATCAAGAAATTTAAAATACAGTCATCCCGGCCACCAGGCGTTGATTTTTCCGGATATCGTGTTGGAGCCTGGCGAGAGTTTGCTTGTACTTGGAAAGTCAGGATCAGGAAAAACCACACTGTTGAATTTGCTGGCAGGACTGCTTAAGCCTGAGGCAGGTGAGGTGAAGCTGGCAGGAAAGCGTATTACTTCCATGAAAGGGCAAGCATTGGATTTGTTTCGCGGAAAAGAGATTGGGATAGTTTTCCAAAAGCCCCATCTTCTTGCAGCCTTGAATGTCAAAGAGAATCTTCAAATGGCTCATTTTCTAGGAAAGAAAAAGGGACAGAATATTGATCAGTTATTGAAAGAATTGGGTTTGGGAGAAAAGGCAAAATCTTCTGTACTGACTCTAAGTGAAGGAGAGGCACAGCGTGTGTCCATTGCGAGGGCATTGGTCAATGGCCCAAAATTAATTATGGCAGATGAGCCTACTTCCAGCTTGGATGATGAAAATACGGAGAAAGTCATTACGCTTTTGAAAACTCAGGCGGTAAAAATCGGTGCAGCATTAATCATAGTTACCCATGATCAGCGTGTCAAGGCACATGTTTCCAATTTTGTAGAAGTTAGAACACCATGA
- a CDS encoding type II toxin-antitoxin system RelE/ParE family toxin has protein sequence MRTIEVYRDYFWDFYNDQSKSVKDKIDYVLSIVMNVQYIPQKFFKHIEDGVYEIRVKVGSDIYRVSCFFDDGKLVILLNGFQKKSQKTPKVEIERAIRLRKEYYDEKES, from the coding sequence ATGAGGACAATCGAAGTTTATCGAGACTATTTCTGGGATTTTTATAATGATCAGAGCAAGTCTGTCAAAGACAAAATAGATTATGTCCTGAGTATTGTGATGAATGTTCAGTACATTCCTCAAAAGTTCTTCAAGCATATTGAAGATGGTGTTTATGAGATTAGGGTAAAAGTAGGAAGTGACATATATCGGGTATCATGTTTTTTTGATGATGGAAAACTGGTCATTCTGTTAAATGGATTTCAAAAGAAAAGTCAGAAAACGCCCAAAGTAGAAATAGAAAGAGCAATTAGACTTAGAAAGGAGTATTATGATGAAAAAGAGTCCTAA
- the sucD gene encoding succinate--CoA ligase subunit alpha, giving the protein MSVLVNKNSKVIVQGFTGSEGSFHAQQMIEYGTNVVGGVTPGKGGSTHLEKPVFNSVEEAVQKTGADTSIIFVPPAFAADAIMEAADAGIKVIIAITEGIPVADMMRAKPYIIERGATLIGPNCPGVITPGEAKVGIMPGFVFKSGRIGIVSKSGTLTYEAADQVAKAGLGVSTAIGIGGDPIIGTSTKQAVQLLMEDPETDAIVMIGEIGGNYEAEAAKWIKENGNKKPVVGFIAGQTAPAGRRMGHAGAIIGGADDTAAAKMRIMRENGIHVVDSPAEIGATMAQALGVNA; this is encoded by the coding sequence ATGAGTGTACTAGTAAATAAAAATTCCAAGGTAATCGTACAAGGGTTCACCGGGTCTGAGGGTTCTTTTCACGCACAGCAAATGATCGAATACGGTACCAACGTAGTCGGCGGTGTAACTCCAGGTAAAGGAGGCTCGACTCATTTGGAAAAGCCTGTTTTCAATTCTGTAGAAGAAGCTGTTCAAAAAACCGGTGCAGATACCTCCATCATTTTCGTTCCACCGGCATTTGCTGCTGATGCGATCATGGAAGCAGCTGATGCAGGTATCAAAGTCATCATCGCTATCACAGAGGGTATTCCTGTAGCGGATATGATGAGAGCCAAACCATATATTATAGAAAGAGGAGCTACGCTAATCGGCCCCAACTGCCCAGGCGTAATCACTCCGGGAGAAGCGAAAGTAGGCATCATGCCAGGCTTCGTATTCAAATCAGGAAGAATCGGCATCGTATCCAAATCAGGAACACTGACATACGAAGCTGCTGATCAGGTAGCCAAAGCAGGTCTTGGGGTATCTACTGCTATCGGTATCGGTGGTGACCCGATCATCGGAACCTCTACCAAGCAAGCTGTACAGTTGCTAATGGAAGATCCTGAAACTGACGCGATCGTGATGATCGGTGAGATCGGAGGAAACTACGAGGCTGAAGCTGCGAAGTGGATCAAAGAAAACGGCAACAAAAAACCTGTAGTAGGTTTCATCGCCGGCCAGACTGCTCCTGCCGGACGTCGAATGGGCCATGCAGGTGCGATCATCGGTGGAGCAGACGATACCGCAGCTGCCAAGATGAGAATTATGAGAGAAAACGGAATCCACGTAGTAGATTCTCCGGCTGAGATCGGAGCTACCATGGCACAGGCTTTGGGTGTGAATGCATAA
- a CDS encoding carbohydrate-binding domain-containing protein codes for MNFRKLIYLIAIMLSTVMMACQSEDDVAIGMDDSDSSEAPVNSYYFAATIAEVMEANESDHEETGDDNYDAASATIIQFSGNSIEITGEGVMVSGTVATINSAGTYLVSGMLDEGQLAVKTEDEGAVKIVLNNAHINNARSAPFYAVNAEKVIIFLPDGTENTFTDAEEYIYENEDDDEPNAAFFSDTDLSFYGSGKITINSNYNDGITSKDGLIIGGGNFTVNSTDDGIRGKDYLVISDGNFKINSVGDAFKSDDDDEERGYILISGGTFDITTTEGDGFTAESDLMISNGTFTILTAGGSSNYTGDASTKGLKAGVNNLLEGGIFQINSADDAIHSNGSIAIQAGTFTIATGDDGIHADEELTINGGQITISESYEGLEANLITVNDGTIHLVSSDDGVNAAGGNDSSGTRPGQGPPFQSSIDSYIYFQGGDIVVEAGGDGIDANGSISMTAGTVLVHGPTSGANGPLDYDGNFQISGGLLIAAGTSNMAQAPSSSSEQNAILVFLNQQTANTVFAVLDENNNPILAFAPSISYSSVTFSSPDLMDGGSYEIYVGGTASGTEKDGLYSDVAYSGGTKLNSFIVSSTITTLNR; via the coding sequence ATGAATTTCAGAAAACTAATCTACCTCATAGCCATAATGCTTTCGACAGTGATGATGGCTTGCCAAAGCGAAGATGACGTAGCCATTGGGATGGATGACTCGGATTCCTCAGAAGCTCCGGTTAACTCCTACTATTTTGCGGCAACAATCGCCGAAGTCATGGAGGCCAACGAGTCTGACCATGAAGAAACCGGTGATGATAATTATGATGCCGCTTCCGCCACAATCATCCAATTTAGCGGCAATTCTATAGAAATAACCGGAGAAGGAGTCATGGTCTCAGGAACCGTCGCCACGATTAACTCAGCAGGGACATATTTAGTAAGTGGCATGTTGGATGAAGGCCAACTTGCAGTGAAAACCGAAGATGAGGGAGCTGTAAAAATAGTGCTTAACAATGCCCACATAAATAATGCTCGCAGTGCCCCTTTTTATGCGGTCAATGCAGAAAAAGTTATAATTTTCCTTCCAGATGGCACAGAAAACACATTCACAGATGCAGAAGAATACATCTACGAAAATGAAGACGATGACGAGCCTAATGCAGCTTTTTTCAGTGACACTGATCTTTCATTCTATGGATCGGGAAAAATCACGATAAACTCAAACTATAATGATGGCATTACAAGTAAAGATGGCTTGATTATAGGCGGGGGAAATTTCACTGTAAACAGTACCGATGACGGAATTCGGGGAAAAGATTATCTGGTGATTAGTGATGGAAATTTCAAGATCAATTCAGTCGGTGATGCCTTTAAGTCTGATGATGATGACGAAGAGAGGGGATATATTCTGATTTCCGGAGGGACTTTTGACATAACCACCACCGAAGGAGATGGCTTTACAGCAGAGTCTGACTTGATGATTTCCAATGGCACTTTTACAATTCTCACAGCCGGAGGAAGTAGCAACTACACTGGTGATGCTTCCACCAAAGGCTTGAAAGCGGGAGTTAACAATCTTCTCGAAGGAGGCATTTTCCAAATCAATTCTGCTGATGATGCTATTCATTCCAATGGAAGTATTGCCATACAAGCAGGAACATTTACAATCGCTACAGGCGATGACGGAATTCACGCAGATGAAGAACTTACTATCAACGGAGGCCAAATAACTATTTCAGAATCATATGAAGGCTTAGAAGCAAACCTAATCACTGTCAATGATGGTACAATTCACCTAGTGTCCAGCGACGACGGAGTCAATGCCGCTGGAGGAAATGACAGCTCAGGCACCAGACCGGGGCAAGGCCCCCCCTTTCAATCCAGCATTGATAGTTACATCTACTTTCAAGGTGGCGATATAGTAGTCGAGGCTGGAGGCGATGGCATAGACGCAAACGGCTCCATTTCAATGACAGCAGGTACGGTTCTCGTACATGGCCCGACTTCCGGAGCAAATGGCCCACTCGACTATGATGGGAATTTCCAAATTTCCGGAGGCTTGCTTATCGCTGCCGGCACATCAAATATGGCCCAGGCGCCAAGTTCATCTTCTGAGCAAAACGCAATTTTAGTGTTCCTAAATCAACAAACTGCAAATACAGTATTCGCAGTACTGGATGAAAATAACAATCCAATACTCGCTTTCGCACCAAGCATATCCTATTCTTCCGTGACTTTTTCTTCACCGGACTTGATGGACGGCGGATCTTATGAAATCTATGTGGGAGGCACAGCCAGCGGAACCGAAAAAGACGGTCTTTATTCAGATGTAGCCTATTCTGGGGGCACGAAGTTAAACTCCTTCATTGTGTCTAGCACTATTACTACGCTAAACAGATAA